The Streptomyces durmitorensis genome contains the following window.
GCTGGACCCAGACCCAGTACTACGTCGGCACGAACGACGAGAACGTCGCCCTGTACCGCGGCATCGACCAGGACCTGGCGTGGGTCAGCCTGTCGAAGGTCGAGGAGAACTACCCCAAGATCGAACTCAAGTACCTCCCGCCGTACCAGCGCAAGCAGGTCGAGGGGACCATCCCCGAGGGCAATCTCGACGACGCCAGGAGCAAGATCGAGGAGCTTGGCCTGCAGGCATCCGCCTGCGAGAAGGACGCCGAGCGCCGCGAGGCGGAGCGCGAGAACGCCAAGCCCGGTGAGGGCGAGGCGGGCGGCACGACCGGTCTGGCCGCCAAGGCCCCCACGGACGATCCGACCGACCCGGCGGAAACGAACGACAAGAACGACAAGAACAGCACCACCGACAAGAACAAGTCCAAGACCGCACCGACTCCCACACCCGGCCCCAGCCTCTCCGAGGAAGAGGAGAAGCTGGTCCCGCTGTGCGGTAAGCAGTAAGCAGCCGTTGGGGGCCTTTGCACGCCATGAGCAGTAGCACTACACACACGTCGACCATCGGCGCGATCGGAGCGCCGAGCAGGCGCAACACCGAGCTCGCGCTCCTCGCGTTCGCCGTCGTCATCCCGCTGTTCGCCTACATCAACGTAGGCCTCGCGATCGACGGCGAACTGCCCACAGGCATGCTCGGGTACGGCTGCGGGCTCGGACTGCTCGCCGGTGTCTCCCACATCGTGGTGCGCAAGTTCGCGCCGTACGCCGACCCTCTGCTGCTGCCCCTGGCGACGCTGCTCAACGGGCTCGGTCTCGTCGTCATCTGGCGGCTCGACCAGTCGAAGCGGCTTCAACAGCTGCCCAACTTCAGCGCTGCCGCACCGAACCAGCTGATGTACTCGGCGATCGGTATCGCCCTGTTCGTCGGCGTTCTGCTCCTGCTCAAGGACCACCGCGTCCTGCAGCGCTACACGTACATCTCGATGGTCGGCGCCATCATCCTGCTGCTGCTGCCCCTGGTCCCCGGCCTCGGCATGAACGTGTTCGGCGCCAAGATCTGGATCCGCGTCGGCGGTTTCTCCATCCAGCCCGGTGAGTTCGCGAAGATCGTCATCGCGATCTTCTTCGCGGGCTATCTCATGGTGAAGCGCGACGCCCTGGCCCTGGCCAGCCGCCGCTTCATGGGCCTGTACCTGCCGCGTGGCCGTGACCTGGGCCCCATCGTCGTCATCTGGATCATCTCGATCCTGATCCTGGTCTTCGAGACGGACCTCGGTACCTCGCTGCTGTTCTTCGGCATGTTCGTCGTCATGCTGTACGTCGCCACGGAGCGCACCAGCTGGATCGTGTTCGGTCTGCTGATGTCCGCGGTCGGCGCGGTCGGCGTCGCCTCCTTCGAGCCGCACGTCAAGCAGCGCGTCGACGCGTGGCTCGACCCCATGCGCGAGTACACGCTGAGCCAAGAAGGCGTGGTCGGCCACTCCGAGCAGGCGATGCAGGCCCTGTGGGCCTTCGGCTCCGGCGGCACGCTGGGCACCGGCCTCGGCCAGGGCAACTCCGACCTCATCAAGTTCGCCGCCAACTCGGACTTCATCCTCGCCACCTTCGGCGAAGAGCTGGGTCTCGCCGGAATCATGGCGATCCTGCTGATCTACGGTCTGATCGTGGAGCGCGGCGTCCGAACCGCCCTCGCCGCGCGTGACCCGTTCGGCAAGCTCCTCGCGATCGGCCTGTCCGGCGCCTTCGCCATCCAGGTCTTCGTGGTCGCCGGCGGCGTCATGAGTCTGATCCCGTTGACGGGTATGACCATGCCGTTCCTCGCTTATGGCGGTTCATCGGTGATCGCCAACTGGGCGCTGATCGGAATCCTCATC
Protein-coding sequences here:
- a CDS encoding FtsW/RodA/SpoVE family cell cycle protein, which produces MSSSTTHTSTIGAIGAPSRRNTELALLAFAVVIPLFAYINVGLAIDGELPTGMLGYGCGLGLLAGVSHIVVRKFAPYADPLLLPLATLLNGLGLVVIWRLDQSKRLQQLPNFSAAAPNQLMYSAIGIALFVGVLLLLKDHRVLQRYTYISMVGAIILLLLPLVPGLGMNVFGAKIWIRVGGFSIQPGEFAKIVIAIFFAGYLMVKRDALALASRRFMGLYLPRGRDLGPIVVIWIISILILVFETDLGTSLLFFGMFVVMLYVATERTSWIVFGLLMSAVGAVGVASFEPHVKQRVDAWLDPMREYTLSQEGVVGHSEQAMQALWAFGSGGTLGTGLGQGNSDLIKFAANSDFILATFGEELGLAGIMAILLIYGLIVERGVRTALAARDPFGKLLAIGLSGAFAIQVFVVAGGVMSLIPLTGMTMPFLAYGGSSVIANWALIGILIRISDTARRPAPAPAPNPDAEMTQVVRP